In the genome of Thermostichus vulcanus str. 'Rupite', the window TCGTCGCTTTCGCCAATTTCCAGCACGTCTTCATCTTCGACGGCGGGCAACTCCCCCTGAACCGTGAGGATATCAAAGCCATTTTGCTGCAAAGTTAAGTTTAATTCTCCCAAGACCGCCTGGATTGTGGGCATTGCCGCCTGTAATTCTTCTGGATCCGGTTCATCCAGGATCCCTTCCATATCGGCATCGCCGTTCACGGGTTGGCCGGGTTCTTCCTCCCCTTCCCAAACCAACACCTTGATCACGGCATCGACAGGAGTGACTAGGGCATAGGTTTGATCCTCGATTACAACCTGCCTCAAGATCTCGCACTTGAGGAGCTGATCTTGCTCGTCGCGGAGCACCAAGGTTTCATGGGATTCATTCATCGAAAACAGCCCAGGGTAGATAAGCAAACGAACGGGTTCAACAAAAGTTCATTCTCCCATGTTCTGCCCCACTGCAAAATTCAGGGATCCCTTTCGGGTTCATCCTCGGCGCTTTCTGCTTCCGCTTGCCGTTCCGCCTCGGCCAGAGCCTCTAGGGCCCGTAGAATTTCTTCTTCCCGCTCAGTGTAGGTGGCTTCGTCAATCTCCCCCAGATCCAGTTGGATTTGCAGGGCG includes:
- a CDS encoding gas vesicle protein GvpG, which encodes MVWQLLTWPAQSLLWLAGQIQERAEAQLDNKENLQKELTALQIQLDLGEIDEATYTEREEEILRALEALAEAERQAEAESAEDEPERDP
- a CDS encoding DUF3727 domain-containing protein, encoding MNESHETLVLRDEQDQLLKCEILRQVVIEDQTYALVTPVDAVIKVLVWEGEEEPGQPVNGDADMEGILDEPDPEELQAAMPTIQAVLGELNLTLQQNGFDILTVQGELPAVEDEDVLEIGESDEDAQEFQLLATFFYKDQKYGIFTPLDPILIYAALPDEGDPYLLTPDDPPELFDQLYALLLDLDEEEVDDEDED